The DNA segment GTTGAAATCATAAAGGAAATAAAGGAAAGGGAGGTGTAGGTTGAAGGTAGAAGAACTGAGAAAATTAAGAGAAAGGCTGAAAAAGAAGATAAGACTTAGAAACAAAAATATAAGAATAAGAATCATAGTGGGAATGGCAACAAGTGGTATTGCTTCTGGAGCAAGGGAGACATTAAAGGCAATATTAGAAGAAATAGAAAAGAGGAATCTTACAGATGTTTTGGTAACTCAGAGTGGGGAAAAGGGACTTCATCCTGAAGAACCAACAGTGGTGGTAGAGGATATGGAGAAAAAAATAAGAACAATCTACGGAGGAGTGAGTCCAGAGGTAGCAAGGATGATAATTGCTGAGCATATTGTGTATGGAAGACCTGTAAAGAAATATATAGTTCAAAGAGAAAAAATGGAGGAAGAGTGAAATGAAGAAAAGAGTAGAGGTTCTTATATGTGGTGGTACAGGCTGCACTTCATCAGGGAGTGACAAAGTTGCTGAAAGGATGATTGAGGAGTTAAAAAAGAGAAATCTTTTGGATGAGGTGAATGTTATTAGAACTGGATGTAGAGGAATGTGTGAATTTGGTCCTGTAGTAAAAATATACCCTGATGATGTTCTCTATGCTCAAGTAGAAGAAAAAGATGTCCCTGAGATTGTAGAAGAACATATAATAAAGGGAAGACCTGTCAAAAGACTTTTATGGCATGGTATAGAAACACCTGCAGAGGAAAAGAAACATCCTTTCTTCTCAAAGCAGTTAAGGGTTGTCCTTTCCAACTGTGGTGAGATTGATCCAGAAAACATTGAAGAGTATATTGCTGTGGGAGGATATGAAGCTTTAAGCAAAGTTCTTACAGAGATGACTCCCGAACAGGTGATAGATGTTGTGCTTAAATCAGGACTTAGGGGCAGAGGCGGAGCAGGATTTCCAACAGGACTTAAATGGAAGTTTGGCAGAGAGGCAAAGGGGGAAGAAAAATATGTAATATGCAATGGCGATGAGGGAGACCCTGGCGCATTTATGGATAGATCAGTATTTGAAGGAGATCCACATGCTGTAATTGAGGGAATGATAATAGCAGGGTATGCCATAGGCGCCCACAAAGGCTATGTTTATATAAGAGCAGAGTATCCTCTGGCTGTTAAAAGAATTCAGATAGCAATAAATCAGGCAAGAGAGTATGGACTACTTGGAAAAAATATTCTTGAGACCGGTTTTGACTTTGATATAGAGGTTAGACAGGGTGCAGGCGCATTTGTATGTGGAGAGGAGACGGCACTTATTGCTTCCATTGAAGGAAAGAGAGGACAGCCAAGACCAAAACCTCCATTTCCTGCTCAGAAGGGTTTGTGGGGTAAACCAACAATAATAAACAATGTTGAAACTCTCGCAAATATAAGACACATAATTCTTAAAGGTCCTGAATGGTTTGCATCTATTGGAACAGAGAAAAGTAAGGGAACCAAAGTTTTTGCTCTCACAGGAAAACTTAACAATACAGGTCTTGTGGAAGTTCCCATGGGAATAACGCTTGGAGAGATAATATATGATATTGGAGGAGGAATACCCAAAAATAAGAAATTTAAGGCAGTTCAAATTGGTGGTCCCTCAGGTGGATGTATTCCAAAGGAACACTTAAATACCCCTGTTGATTATGAATCTTTAACAAGTCTTGGTGCAATAATGGGTTCTGGCGGACTCATTGTTCTCGACGAAGATACCTGCATGGTCAATATGGCAAAGTTCTTCCTTGAATTTACAGTAGATGAATCCTGTGGTCAGTGTCCACCATGTAGAATTGGGTTAAAACAGATGTTAAAGATTCTCGATAGAATTACAAAAGGTGAAGGGAAACTTGAGGATATAGAGGAACTTGAAAGACTCGGAAAGATAATAAAAGAGGCATCTCTATGTGGACTTGGTCAAACAGCACCAAATCCTGTACTTTCAACCTTAAGATACTTCAAAGATGAATACATAGAACATATTGTTGACAAGAAGTGTAGAGCAGGGGTCTGCGCTTCCCTCTTCTATGCACCATGTGAAAATGCCTGCCCAGCAAACGTGGATGTTCCAAGATATGTCTCTTTAATGGCTGAAGGTAAGCTGGAAGAGGCTTTCAAAATACATATGGAGAGAAATCCATTTCCAAGCATATGTGGTAGAGTATGTCCTGCCTTCTGTGAGGCAAAGTGTGAAAGAGGAAAACTTGATGAACCTGTAGCTATTAGAGAAATAAAGAGAGTATTTGCAGATTGGGCTAAAGAAAAGGGAATTGGATTTGCACCTCCAGAGAATCCAAAGAAGGAAAAAGTTGCAATTATTGGTGCTGGACCTGCAGGATTATCCTGTGCATTTTACCTTACAAGGCTTGGATACAAACCAGTGGTGTTTGAAGCTCTTCCTGTAGCTGGTGGAATGATGAGAATTGGAATACCTGACTACAGACTTCCAAAGGATATCGTTGAGAGCGAAATAAAGAGAATTGAAAAGGCAGGAGTGGAGATAAGATTGAATTCACCTGTAAGCAGCATAAGGGAGTTAAAAGAAAAGGGATTTGATGCAATATTTATAGGGATTGGCGCCCAAGAATCCAGAAAATTGAATATTCCGGGAGAAGATCTTGAGGGAGTAACATATGGAATTGATTTTCTCAAGATGATAAACCTTGACAGGAGAATAGATTTAACAGATAAGAGGGTTATGGTATTTGGCGGAGGTTCAACTGCCATGGATGCAGCAAGAACTGCTTTAAGACTTAATGCGAAGGAGGTTATAGTATCTTACAGAAGATCAAGAAATGAAATGCCTGCACAACCTGAGGAAGTGGAAGAGGCAATGGAGGAAGGAATTAAATTCTTGTTCCTAACAAACCCTGTAGAGTTCTCTGGGAAAGAAAAACTTGAGAAGGTAAAGTTGACAAAAATGGAGTTTAAAGGTTTCGATAAAAGTGGAAGAAGAAGACCTGTGCCTGTTAAGGGATCAGAATTTGATATGGATGTAGATTTAGCTATAGTATGTATAGGCCAGAAAGCAAAGATCTCTCCTTTCAAAGATGAATTGGAAATTACAGAGAGAGGACAAATTAAAGTTAATCCACGAACACTTGAAACAAGTATGCCTGGAGTCTTTGCAGGTGGTGATGTAA comes from the Caldisericia bacterium genome and includes:
- a CDS encoding (2Fe-2S) ferredoxin domain-containing protein, which codes for MKVEELRKLRERLKKKIRLRNKNIRIRIIVGMATSGIASGARETLKAILEEIEKRNLTDVLVTQSGEKGLHPEEPTVVVEDMEKKIRTIYGGVSPEVARMIIAEHIVYGRPVKKYIVQREKMEEE
- the nuoF gene encoding NADH-quinone oxidoreductase subunit NuoF: MKKRVEVLICGGTGCTSSGSDKVAERMIEELKKRNLLDEVNVIRTGCRGMCEFGPVVKIYPDDVLYAQVEEKDVPEIVEEHIIKGRPVKRLLWHGIETPAEEKKHPFFSKQLRVVLSNCGEIDPENIEEYIAVGGYEALSKVLTEMTPEQVIDVVLKSGLRGRGGAGFPTGLKWKFGREAKGEEKYVICNGDEGDPGAFMDRSVFEGDPHAVIEGMIIAGYAIGAHKGYVYIRAEYPLAVKRIQIAINQAREYGLLGKNILETGFDFDIEVRQGAGAFVCGEETALIASIEGKRGQPRPKPPFPAQKGLWGKPTIINNVETLANIRHIILKGPEWFASIGTEKSKGTKVFALTGKLNNTGLVEVPMGITLGEIIYDIGGGIPKNKKFKAVQIGGPSGGCIPKEHLNTPVDYESLTSLGAIMGSGGLIVLDEDTCMVNMAKFFLEFTVDESCGQCPPCRIGLKQMLKILDRITKGEGKLEDIEELERLGKIIKEASLCGLGQTAPNPVLSTLRYFKDEYIEHIVDKKCRAGVCASLFYAPCENACPANVDVPRYVSLMAEGKLEEAFKIHMERNPFPSICGRVCPAFCEAKCERGKLDEPVAIREIKRVFADWAKEKGIGFAPPENPKKEKVAIIGAGPAGLSCAFYLTRLGYKPVVFEALPVAGGMMRIGIPDYRLPKDIVESEIKRIEKAGVEIRLNSPVSSIRELKEKGFDAIFIGIGAQESRKLNIPGEDLEGVTYGIDFLKMINLDRRIDLTDKRVMVFGGGSTAMDAARTALRLNAKEVIVSYRRSRNEMPAQPEEVEEAMEEGIKFLFLTNPVEFSGKEKLEKVKLTKMEFKGFDKSGRRRPVPVKGSEFDMDVDLAIVCIGQKAKISPFKDELEITERGQIKVNPRTLETSMPGVFAGGDVNNPSTVVEAVRDGRIAAISIDKYFGYDGILPFPERVEIETHYNEEEYLKEIPRKKPKLEDIEKRIKLLSLEVNKGLLKEEAMEEAKRCLHCDRGKKVVKKEIYLTEVKNG